Part of the Vitis vinifera cultivar Pinot Noir 40024 chromosome 13, ASM3070453v1 genome is shown below.
ttttaaataactttttataattttatatgaaatttatttttatatttccattttttaataaatatatcttattctcttttttcctttttagattttaaaaataaaaataataaaaacaatagaaataaaaattaaaaataataactaataaaaaatatacatataaaaataaaaaatttaaaaataattaaaataatcctCTTGAGCACACCTATATTATaatgatttaattaaaattagggttaatttcatttgtttttttttaagatttttgttTCGATTAAATACatctaattattataaatttgaaattttattaaatatttattttattatttttatttattttttattagatatatttaatcaaaatctCAAAGAAAATGGATTAAATTAATccataaaattacaattttaatattCACTTTGTGAGgaattcttttctcttttatattcaAACGTTGTTTATgaatgtttttcttatttattaaatcaaGAAGAAAACAACCAATGATTTGAACTGTCAGTTTTTTTAATGACACAAAGGACACTGGAAAAGACTAAACTAGTAAAAGCGAAGAGCGAGAAAGGAAGAATAAACCACAATAAATGGTGAGGAAAACATAAGAGAGGAGGAAGAGAAAGGTGAATCAGGAGGAAGCAGAGAAAGCACCAAGATCTTAGGTAAGTGTATACCCtcctgtttggttgccaagaaagaaATACAGCTTGCTTTTTCTTCTCCTGTGCAGCCATAATGCACTTGTAACCATGTTGGATCTGTTAACATGTTCATTTATGGTATCCTAGGTTGGTGCGTGACTACATTCTTTGATGAGGAAATCATATCTGGGTCATGTCTTTTTGAAgtgctttttgtttgtttttgtggCTTAATTATAACACAATCCATGAAGAAAACAACTGTGACGGGTTTCTTTGTTCACTGCAACTTGGTTTAGCCCAGTTGGGGtgacaatatttgaaaatcaattccTCAGTAGTTAGATCCCATTAGGAACACCCAAATGAAATTGGGGATTTCTTATTGTGGTGAATGATTGAAGTTTTATGGAGTTttaagagttttctttcttcagtTACTAAAGTTTTTAATGATATGTTCTGCTCAGGCAAAATTGTTATTGGTATGATGGAAGTTGCAGCTATCTTGTGTTTGTTAATCTAGAATTGCTGGATGGTTAACCCAGATTGATGTTTTTGTTAACTATCTCGTATTCccttttttattgttatattttgtttttaagctGTCTTAATGTTCTTCATTTCTTCTGATGATAAGGTCAGCATGGGAACGCAGGTCAACACCTTCATGATCGGTGAATACGATGAAGCTCTTAGCTTACAGAATGAAATGCAGAAGAACAGTAAGGCTCTGGCTTGGTCTAATGTTTCAAAAACACATGCCAGCATCACCCAACCTCCATCAACCTCTACCCCCAAGCCACCCAGCAAAGGGACTTCTGCTCATGAGGCCCCTACCATCCATAAATCAGATACCTTGGATGATGGCAGTGGTGATACCAGTTGCAATATCCCAATGATCAAGCTTTCCTCAACCGAAAAggaaaacctaagtgcaccatGGAAGTACTCCCTTATTGCCAAAGTCCTTGGCAGAAAGGTCGGGTTGCAATACTGCCAAGCTCATCTTCATCGTCTTTGGTCTCTTGAGGGAACAGTGGACATCATTGACCTTGGTTATGGATTTTTCTTGCTAAAATTTTCACTCCCTACAGATTATATCAAGGTGTTTAAAGGGGTTCCATGGCTGATCCATGGCTACTATATCTCTCTTCGTCCATGGGTTCCTAACTTCAAGCCTTCAGAGGCCACCATCACTCATGCTAAGGTTTGGGTTCGCCTTCCTGAACTCCCCATAGAATATTATGACAAGGAGGTGCTGTTACAGATTGGAGCAGCTATTGGCAGAACTATCAAGATTGACCCCATTACTGAAAAACAAGCAAGAGGCAGATTTGCGCGAATGTGCGTTGAAGTAGATTTAAAGCACTCACTTCTTCCCCAAATTAAGCTTGGTGAACTCCAGCAGAAGATTGAATATGAGGGTTATGTTGAGCAACTGCAGCAGGATTATTCTCCATGCCCGCCCCTGATTGCCAATCCAACCCATTCTTATTCCTCTTCACATACAAAGTTTGTACACCCGAATCCCCTTGGAGCCCCTAATGCTTCACAAAATGTGGCCTCCAACAACAGAAAAACCTCCATTGATGCCACTTGGCTTCGAGTTCCCTGTTGGCAGCGCAAATGCCCGCAAAAAACAGAAACAGATTCAGGATCACAGGGTCCTAAGGTCCCAAAAGAGAAAGCTATGACTGGAACCGGATTGTCATCATCAGGTTCAAGGTTCAGTGTTCTTGAACTAGAAAATCATCTTGATCCAGCTGTTGAACCCAAGCCTTCAAAAGGGAAATCTGAGCACACTTCTGTGAGTACAAGCTCTCCTCACAATGGGAAGAACATTGGATCTAAATTGGGGCAAAAGCAATGTCCCAAAGCTGGAGAGGGTAAATCCTTGTCTGCAGCTTTGCCAATTGCGGCAACAAAGCTGTCAATGCCGGAGGAAACCCTTTCCAACCATGTGGAGGCATCTGTAGAACCTAAAGTGTTGTCTAGATTGTGTAATCCTATGTCAGTCAAGCAGCCACAAGACTCATTGAAGCAAGTGCAGAAACCCCACACCTCTTCCCCACTTCTTTCCTCAACATTATCTTCATCCAAAGTTGTAGCTTCCTCTTTCAGCAAGGGCCAGCAACCAACACAAGATGATGAGGTTTATCTGCCACTACCAGCTTCTTTCCGCACCACTTCTACACCCACTGAAATCTGGTCCCCCCGGTGCAGTAATTTAGTTATGAAGAATGCATCCTGCACAGCCCCTACATCACTCAGTTTGAACCAGCCACAACCCACAAAACAGAGTGCCATTCCTCAGCTTTCTCCTATGCCAGATGCCACCATCCAGTTCCATTCTGAAGTGATGCAGCG
Proteins encoded:
- the LOC104881299 gene encoding uncharacterized protein LOC104881299, with amino-acid sequence MGTQVNTFMIGEYDEALSLQNEMQKNSKALAWSNVSKTHASITQPPSTSTPKPPSKGTSAHEAPTIHKSDTLDDGSGDTSCNIPMIKLSSTEKENLSAPWKYSLIAKVLGRKVGLQYCQAHLHRLWSLEGTVDIIDLGYGFFLLKFSLPTDYIKVFKGVPWLIHGYYISLRPWVPNFKPSEATITHAKVWVRLPELPIEYYDKEVLLQIGAAIGRTIKIDPITEKQARGRFARMCVEVDLKHSLLPQIKLGELQQKIEYEGYVEQLQQDYSPCPPLIANPTHSYSSSHTKFVHPNPLGAPNASQNVASNNRKTSIDATWLRVPCWQRKCPQKTETDSGSQGPKVPKEKAMTGTGLSSSGSRFSVLELENHLDPAVEPKPSKGKSEHTSVSTSSPHNGKNIGSKLGQKQCPKAGEGKSLSAALPIAATKLSMPEETLSNHVEASVEPKVLSRLCNPMSVKQPQDSLKQVQKPHTSSPLLSSTLSSSKVVASSFSKGQQPTQDDEVYLPLPASFRTTSTPTEIWSPRCSNLVMKNASCTAPTSLSLNQPQPTKQSAIPQLSPMPDATIQFHSEVMQRSTKQRKIKSIPGLVQLFQELSTESSPTVFSIDSAISDIEISVSISPLPTGKANHHSISFSPSKTNHNMHPLPKGQAGTYQNVSKAIPEPHPKKLLCWNCRGAGELKFMRAIKDLIKLHEPSIVVLLEPKISGGDADQVIKEIGFSGQYHIDPEGFAHGIWILWQTEDVRAEVTSSTPHQIHLSVQVLSEAFDGMLCGVGADTDALNGIPYEVDDNLEPFTQHWDSSFFYTSESLMYPPTSEWVPFSKEVEVGQISSWA